The window TGAGGTGAAAAACAAAGTTATCTTACTGAAATTTAACCATGaataggggggggggggacaggacAAGTTTTAAACTTGCAATAGAAGTTGACATATACACACAAAGCCTTAAAGAAATACCAACTCACATTAAGAATTTCGTCTTTACAGAACGCTAAGGCTTCGGGTTGTTTGCttgaaggaaaagctttttcaaaagcttcttttgcagcagaagcagcaggggaGTAAGTGTCACATTGTGCAATTAACCAGTATCCCATGATACTTTTTAAGTAAGGCGCCAAGTGTTTCTTCACTTTAAGAATCAGTTGCTCAAAAGATTGCTGAGTTGCTTCTCGAACACGGCGATCATGATCCTGTTGAAGCAAAAAGAAGTATACTTTTGATGCCaagcatttcaaagcaaaagaaattacacacacacagaaacaaaagcagctctttCTCAGTTCGGCCATTTTTTGCAATGAATCAAGCTGTGCagatttgaaaatattcaaatactCCTAAATAAAAGAGAGCGCTAACTTCATACCAACGTATTCCTGATATATCCAGAACCATAACCTTTCCCAGATGTATATAACTGCAGTCATAATCTCTATTTTATACAAACATTTAacagaaagacaggaagaaagaaaaacagaaagccttGAAGACACTATGAATTGAAACCACCATAAGCCTAGACAAATTGTGCACTTATTTGCAGTTTCTTTGTGTATGTTTATTTGTATATCAATTTACACCATGATTGTCTATGCTCTTGGCTTCTAAAAGAAACATCAGGAATGATTCTAATGGATTCTAATGATTCATTTTGATCAATATCACGTTTTCGACAGTAGCCATTCCAGATGGAGGTATCATGATTAAAGAACAAGGtccaaacagcagaaagagccCAGGCATCAACAGTTGAAGGTTCCCCCACTGCCAATACAGAAACATCTCATTGACAAAGAATGCTACtttccctcattttctttttcctagaaTAAGCCATTAATTCCAACAAAAGCAGATCAATAAGACTGCCTTACGCATTTTCATGGGAAACATTCAGGGATATTTCTAATTTATATAGTTTTATACTTACCAGTGAGATTTTACAATAAATTCTTGGCCAGTAAGGAAGAACACCTTTAACAACTTCCgcttctctttctttgcacATCGTACCAAACTCTTGCATAGCCTGAAAAAAGATATCAACAGCATGATTTAAGAACTGTCACATAGCCACATTCTCCAGTTTATCAGCTTCTACTAGATACTGCAACTCTCTTTCAAAACTTAGTTTATTTCTTGAAATTGAGCATCCACAGAGTTAATTTTATGAATGCTCTGTCAGCACTGCCTGACAGGCAGCCTTAGAAGTCTTCTGAAGTATCTTCTGTACTGCAGCTCTAATAAATATACTGGTATGAACATATAACCAGATACCTACTGGTATGAACATATAACCAGATACCTTGACAGATTCCTCTCCCAGCCTCCAGAAAATCAGGATAGCTCTTCCAAATACAAATTCGTATTGGGGAGAAAATATACACctacttttaattttgttatgaTATCCCTTTTAGAGAGTTTTCGCAGGACCATTCGAAAATCAGCATCCACGAGGCTGTCTATTTCCTCTGCACCCTGAACTGCAGGAACATAACCCAGATCGCTCTGTGATGTTCCAAAGCCGATAAACCCAGGCACTGTCCCACGTTCTTTGGCGAGGAGCTCCGCAGCCCGGCCGCTGCTGGAAGGCTAACAAAGGACAGAGACATCAGTCAGCTATATACATCCATCACTTATTTAGTTCTGCATGCATCAGGCATTCAAAATAACGATACTATTTAGATTATATAATTAACCttctctttaaaacaaagcCTTACAAAAAGGGACATCCATGGCTTAAACATTGAAATCTGAGCTAGAAAATTATTTGCCTCTTTATATTCAACATTCCATTTCCTTATTATGACCTTAATCCATGAACACTGATggaaaattatattatttttacacatacaaaaaaaagaagtttaataGAGAAGTCTTTCCATAAGTTAACAATTTATTAAGAaactatttctctttcttcactgctgtttttccaaGTTCTTCTCATGCTATTGTCTATGAATCAACACAGCTCCCATGACACGCTCAGAGGGTTAGGAGGAAAAGATACACATGTAAGATAACGTAACATTACCCCATCAGACTGCAGTGAGAGGTTTGGAGCTGAGCATTTTATCTTGCCCGCCCCAGTTAAGTCAACACCTTGATCATGCTATGGCCTCATGTTTATTTCAAGTATACTCTTCTGAAGAGACTGTCCTGAAACTGAAGGATACTTTAAAGTTATCTGTAATACTGTAACATAGAGTCCAacaatagaatcattaaggttggaaaagaccactaaggtcatctagtccaaccatcagcccacccctACTAACCACATCCTTCGCATCCACATgattcttgaacatctccagggacagcaactccagcacctgcctgggcagcctgtgccactgccccaacactctttctgaaaagaaattgttcctaatgtccaacctgaacctcccctgaacAAACTGAGGTCATtacttctcatcctatcactgttacctgggaaaagagactGACCCCCACTCTGCTATGACCTCTtttcaggtggttgtagagagAGAGATGAGGTCTCCAGACTGAATTAgtttcctcagcctctccccataCGACTTCCGCTCCAGATCCTTTACCAGATTTGCTGTTTTACTTTGGACTCGAAGCAAATCCCTCAACACCTTCCCTGTACTAAGTGGTGCAAAAGTGaacgcagtactgcagatacAGTCTCGCCAGCACCAAGTACAGCAGATGACCATCTCCCTGGtactgctggctgcactatttctgacacaaaccaggatgctgttggccctcttggccacctgggcacactgctggctcaagttcAGCTGGCTGATGACCAATACTCCCACATTCTTTTCCTGCAGACATCCCGccagtcactctgccccaagcctgtagcattgcatgaggttgttgtggccaaagcaCACTCAGTCTTGCTGGACCTCAAAGGGTTGCCTTCAGCCCTCTGGTCCAGTCTacccagatccctctgtagaaCCTTCCTATCCTAATATACACCAAATACCTTTTAATTCCTGATGACTGTTAGCTTTGTTTTTGGGTAAGGACAATTTGCCGAGGTTCACCCTACCCTCTTAATTCCCCTCAGGGGCACatgacacacagacacactACCGACCTCCCTACCGACACAGCAAGACACGTTTCCTGCACATGAAACCTCAGCAATAGGGACATGCCCCTTGGTACCCCCTGAGAAGACAGCAGGCTGGGTCAGAAGTACCCCAAAACACCCCCACCAGCACATCGGTCAAGTATCACCCAGGCGATTCAAACCCAAGTCCAGCAAAGAGCCGTCCCGCAGCCCCAGCTGTAGTGCCCTCCGGCACAGGCACGGCCGACCGCAGGGTCGCACTACTCCCAGCGGGGGCCAACCTGCGGCCCATACGAAGGCAACGGACGGAGAAAGGCGGCCTCAACTGCCCACCAGCGGCGGAGGCCACGAACCACGAGGCCGAGCCCCGTTGCCCACCCAGGCTGGGCAAGACGGCGCGACGGCCCCACGGAGGGGTGCAGGACGGGAAGGCGGCTGCGCTCACCCGCACGTTGCCCTTGGTCCGCTGCTTGTTCTTGCCCCCCATGGCTACGGCAGCGCTAGGGGCCGAGGACCGGCGTTTCCGGAAGGACGAGCGGCAGCGACGCGCGGGAGAGGCGGGGCCAGCGGAAGTCCCGCCTCCCTCATGAGCCCGCCCGTTTTGCTGGTCCCGCCCTCCTCACCTCCCGCCTCAACGTAAGCGCACCTGGCGGAGGGCGTGGGGCCCTCGTTAAGCTGCTGTGTTCTCTAAAATTAAAAGGACTTCACGATTTGCATACCCTTAGCCGCGGAAATTTGCGTGTATCaaacaaaatcactgcagagTACCTCTACAAAAGATAATCCGAGCTCATTCTATCTGCATAAATAAGGCTCACCTGAGCCTGctcttattttttaagaaaaatgtattgatCTCACAGCTGCACAAACTTTCATGTAGAAATCAATAGAAAACGTTGTTAGGAAAGTCTGAGTGTAGCATACGTAAACAGTAATAAATCACGTAAACATCCTATTTCTTCTCCTCCAATGCACGcacctttttctcttcttcctacTCACATATTCACTCACTACAATCCCACATTCTGTAATTCTACCCCTTTGGCTGCCAGACAGTCTTTGTAATTCGGTGTGTATGCAAAGGTCCTTAAAATCAGCAGCTCTAATAACACATCCACACAATCACAGGGGGTGGAAGGGATGtctggagatcattgagtccagccccctgctaaagcagttccctacagcaggtcgcaaaggaaagcatccaggtgtcCGTTCATTCAGTCATTTTCATTATTCGGTTGTCACTGAATACTTGTTCTCTTAGAAAACTGAATTCATCATATTAAGAATCactcatttcttctctgatcAACTGTTGTGGAAAAGCTTAGGAATCTGCTATGAGGATTAAGTTAGAAATGTAGGCAGTTGGACCTGTGATGATTTAATGCCCTTCAACCCCAAagtacatttgaaaaatgtcagcacatcctttttcttctaaaaattgATACAGCTGCCCCAAATCCATATGATTTCCTCTAGCACCATGTGCATcgaaacatttttcttccaaagtggagaattttctttgtttctgaatcTCAGCAAGACATCCACCTTGCAAAGAAATATCTTCTCTGTGCCGAATTAGTATTCTTTTCCATGTTAATCTTcttattctgaaagcaaatggaGAAATGTCAATCTATCTGTAAGATACAGACTCTTTTagaaaacagcatgaaataGCAATTATCACAAAAGTCAGCAAATTTATTTCCTACATACATCTGGACAGAAATAATGTTCCCTTAGTTGATTATAGGAACACTGCTCACATGTAAATATTCCCACAGCTTGTTTCAACTCCTTCAAAAACTCTTATGTGTCTCCTCACAAAGTAATTGATGAAGGTGCGGTTTCAACTTCAGTGCTCActtctgccttgctgtgctAAGAATTCTAACATTCCTACCATGTGTTGTCAAATTCTTTTAGTCAAACAGTTATGTTCATTTAGTCTCTACTACCCATACGAGTGATGGGagcaaaataaattatgaaCATAAAGCAATGTCACTGTATGCATATCTAACAAGAATGGAGTACTGCTGTCCACTGCTATTCCTCTGAAATACAGAGcaagataaaaagagaaatatacaTGTACTGTGCAGTATTAGTAGCATGACCACCAGTACAGTGGATATTCAGAGTTGCAAGAACATCATgacaataaaagcaaacaacaaaaaaacaacaacaaaaacccacaatcTTTGCAGGCCTCTACAGGCTGGAAGGTGGTTGGGTGTCACATCTTCTGCCCATGGatacaacacaaaaaaaaccaaagtatTCTATTTATTGATGGCATTTAAATACAAAGGAAAGCTAACCTTGACCAGAACTCTTCACAGTTACTTTGCAGACCTTCTACACAAACAACACCTGGTTTCCCTGGCATGCAAAATCCTGACAGAGATAGTTCCTTGGACCATTCTAtaatattcttccttttttgcttGTTGTAAATATGGTGACTATAGATCCACAATCTAGTGAAAACGACATCCTCTGACCGCACAGCATTAGATGTCGTCACCGAGGAAGGTGAAAGTTCTCTGTCAATGTAAGCGGCTGCCTGGTCTTTAACCCATTCTCTGGCACTCAACAGGCAAGGCTCACCACTGCAGTTCTGCATCAAATATGTTTTTAGATCTGAGTTCAGCTGGACTTGCTGAGAGCGGCTCAATAATGGTGAcctaaaggggaaaaaaaaaaatagttgtaaTATGCTTACAGATTACCATATTTTTTCAGACAGTTGACTTAGGCTACCAAACACATCAGGCCATATGCACTTGCTATTGACACTTAAGTCATCTGAGATATAAATAAAGTCATAAAAAGCTTTCAATTATTGTGCTAACTTTTGAATACAGACATGGTACTATAAATCAGAATCAAGAAAAAAGCACGTGAGGAGAAGGTATGGTGACTGAACTAATTTTCTGTAGCGCACAATGATAGAAAATACCTTTTTAGTGAGaaatgttcaagaaaaaaaaaaacacacacaaaaatctgaGGTCTGGCAGTGACAGCACTTGGCCAAGAAAGAGTAAGACCAGTAACTTTTCACTCCTTTCAAGAGTGTTAATCCTTATCAAAACGGGAAATGTACTCTGCTTGAGCATCAGACCAATGAACAGTATGTACCCATATGCCCTTTGTTCAGAAGATGGAACTCCTCCTCCCTATTCCCATTTTTGTCTCATCTGCCACAGTGACTGATGAAATCAAATTCTTGTAGATATGACTTTCTTTAGCACCATTGCCCACCTGCCTAAATCTGACTAGGGAACTAATTTGGATAATTTGATGGTaaattacagaataaaaaagaaaaaaaaaagactgtgttTTGCTATTAGAGCTTTATTTACATATTACAACAGCTTCTAAGTTATTTTTACTAGCAGTACTTTTTAATAACATACCTCACAGTAATTTCTGGCAGAACTGATGGGTATTTAAACGGTAAAGCACAGACCATAGAAAATTTTACCTAAAAACAAATGAGCACATGTTACgttcaagaagaaaaaggccataaaataacaaaacacacacacacacaaataccaTAGAGGCATTAGGGTCCTCTAGCTTCACGTTCAGTATAAACTGAATCTTTGAAGACGGCACCTCCGCAGCCTCATTTTCAACGAAGTGCTTTAGTTCTGCCACAGCCAGCTGGTCAGTCACAGTGAACTCTTCCTCATATGGAAACATGCTGGAGAGTAAATCTAATTCTGATATTTGTGTCTCGGCTTCTTCCCGGTTAGTCATTTCTGCAGTTTCCTAAgtaagggagaagaaaaacacacgAAGGAGAAAAGAATATGTGAAGAAGTTAATCATCTGCCCCCACATAAGCCAAATCGGTCTTTTAAAACCAACTCCGTCAAAACTAATTCATAGACGTTGGGCAAAGCGTAAAATTCACGCGACAGCTCCATTGATTTGTAATGGAAGACACCCGGCtcacagaacggtttgggttggaagggagcccgaagcccacccagcccccaACGcgctgccgtgggcagggctgccccctaCCTGCACCCGTCCCAAGCGCCCGGCCGCCGCTCCGTAAACGCGACCTACCGAACGCGCATGCGCCACCGCCGCCACAGCCACCACTTCCCGCTGCCCTCCACCACCCACTCTATGCCCTCACGGCCCACAATGCAGCGCGCCGGAAGTACGCGCGGCAGCGGCTGACCGTTGCCCGGGGATGAGGTGAAGCTGTCGGCTGCCCCGGACCGAGCCATGCGTCGCCACGCCGACCGCGCTGCGACGGGAGCAGGTGAGGGGCGGCAGCGTGCCGAGCATTCCGGCCACCTCTGTCCCGAGACTCGCTTTGCCGGCGGTCCGCTGTCTCTCCTCCAGCCGCGGCGTTCGCCTTTTCCAATTGGCTGCGCCGTCTGCCAGTAAAGGCACGGAGGCGTTTTCGGCCAATTGGAAGCGAGTGGGGGCGGAGCCGCGTGCTGGTGCGCGGAGAGGCCGGAGCGGGGCCGTGCGGGCGACACGTGAGCGGCGCGGGACGCGGTGAGTGCGGCGGCGTGGCCGtgaccccaaccctaaccccgAGGCCCTCTTGTCCTGTCCGGTTCCTGCCGCGGGATGGGGTTGTCGGCTCCTTGCTGGTAGCAGGTGACTGGCGGGACCGCTGGGCTGGGCAGGCCTGGGGGCATTACCCGGCGCTTTTAGTGCTTTTCACAGTGTTCTttgccaaaaaaataaaagccgTCGTGGATTGAAACCAAACCCAGCGTTTTGTTGGGGTTAGGTGTTGGGCTCTGTGGCCCACTTTCCAGTGTAGGTTGCTGACGGAGATCCTGTCAGACGCGTCTGGCCAACCGCAGGAGGTTACGTGAACAGCTTGGTGCTGACCTGTCAGCCTGGCTGGGGCTAAATCAGGTTGAGAAGGGCTGTAATGGCTTAGAACTGACAGTAAAACATCAACCGTTCtgattttctgtagaaaaaaaaaaaaaaaaaagtgtgctgTGGAGGGAATTTGGATGAACTCTTCTGAAGGAACTGAATGCATAGTTATAAATGTGATCCtagaattacagaacagtttgggttagaagggagCTCAAAgtccacccagccccaaccactgccgtgggcagggctgccccccaccagctcaggctgcccagggccccattcaacctggccttgagcgcctccaggaACTGCTCTTGAAGTCATGCAGCCATTCTGGTATTTCTCATTTAACATCTGGGTTATCAGCTCTACGAGCATGCATCTTAAAAGGTTTTTCATACGAAAGAAGTCCTTTGTATGTATTGTGCCTAAGCTCTCCCAGCTCAGTTACTCTGATTCTTTtaggctggttttgttttctggctgtGGCAGCACCAAGCAGGCAGCTGTTTTGTTGGTGTGGTGCTGATTCCAAGCTTAGACGTGGTTTTGAAAGGATGGATGTTATGAGTCAGACTGAGTTCTGTGTTTACGCATTTACCTGCAGCTGACTTGAAGGGTGGAGAGCAGAACCAGGCCAGCTTGCAAAGCGTGCATGAATCCGCAGGGACTCCATTATGAACTTtttcatagtatcatagaatcatttgagttggaagggacatttaaaggctGTATGTttcaactctcctgcaatgaatggaacacctacagctagatcaggttgttcagagtCCCGTGTAGCCTGACCTCAAgtgtttccagggatggtgcatccaccatctctgggcagcctgttccattgcCTCACCATCATTACTgtaaaaaaacccacctttttcttatatccaatctaatgtttccctcttttagcttgaaaccattttcccttgtcctatcacagcagaccctgttAAAGACTCTGTCTCCTTCTTACCTGTAGCTCcgctttagatactgaaagaccacTCCCAGGTCTCACTAGAGCCTTCTTTAGTTTGAACAGCCCCATCTCTcacagcctgtccttgcaggggaaGTGTTCCATCCTTTCAGTTTGCATCTTTGCAAAGGTCAATTCTGACGTCTGTGAGATAAGTCTCAGAGCCTTACAGGAGCTCCCAACTAAAAGCTAGACAAGCACCAAACTTTTCGAAGGGAACCTCTTCTCACAGGGCTCTGTAGTGGTAGATTGCTTTTCTAGAAGGGTTTATGGGCATACCAAATACCAgcctttgtattttcttgtcATGTTGGGAAGCAGTGATAAATTTCCCCCaaacaaagtaatttaaaaattggAATTCCCgttgtatatttttaaatctgttagGGTATTTGCACATCTCAGGCCCTATCAGGGATGCAAGGgatttacagaaaatgaaagtgaaagaCTGCGGTTGTGCAAGTCTTGAAGATTTGATAGGGAAAAACTCAGTTTCATTTCCTGGAATCACTGTTTTACTAGTTACTTCAAGTCTGAGTTCTGAAATGGCATAGGATTTTTGATACATAACTAATTCACCTTATTCTCCTTTGCATTGCTTTTGCTTCAAGGTTTTAAACCGTTTTTAATAATTCATACTGGCGTCTTGTTTCTACCGCAGTTACAGTTGCTTCTGTTAAATTATAATTAACTTCTTTTGAGAATGTTGAACTACAAGTTAGTTCTGAAGGAACATCTCAGCCATAGAAACAATGTATTGTTTATCaactaataaataaaacctAAACCTAATTTAGGCTGGACAtcaggaaatactacttctctgaaagggtggtcaggcactggaatgggctgcccagagaggtggtggagtcactgaccctggtggtgttcaaggaacgtttggacattgtgttgagggatatggtttaatgagaaccattggtgatgggtgaatggttggactgggtgatcctgtgggtcttttccaaccttggtgattctatgattctaatttcTGATCTTCTTTGCTAGGTCACTGTTGTGTGTGAAGAAAATCATAGGCTACAAATATGGGAAAGAAACGGACCAAAGGCAAAACTGCACAGGCTGATGAGTCTATGGATATAGTGGGTATGTTTCTTCTGAGAAGTCACTAgttctgaagaggaaaacaaaatgttttaaccTTGGAGAAGGCTTGAATGCTCTTTAATATCAGAATGCCTTTATGCTGGCTGGCCTTGCTAGCTTTAGAGTAATGCTTGCACAGCGTGAGTTTGTATAATtgaaactgaatttttaaaagaaacgTCAGTGTGTCTACTTTTTTCAGTGTGATGTAAGATAATACATACATACTGTGTTGAAAACCTTTATTCAATCACCGCCGTCACCCTGTTCTTTACCAACATGCGGATCTTATTGTACTGATCTCATGGTAGCTTCTGTGTTCTATGGCTGTTTTAGCTTCTTGatgacaaggaaaaagaaaaaagatctatCTCTACTATGACTGTTGCTCatctttttccaaaaaaaaaaaaccaaaaatcagTTATGATGTAACTGCCGATGCCCTCTCACTTATTTGCTTACCCTGATGAAGTCCTGTACAGCTACAGATGGAAACTATTATGAGTAATTCCACTGTAGAGTAGCAGCCAAGAAACGAAACCTTTGATTAAATGGTATAATTTTGAAGATGGAGATGAAGCTTATGgattgttctttctgtttttggttttttttttttttttttttgtttgttttgttttgttttttaagtctGAAAGCATTTAATATCTGCATTTGACTCATATTGGCTACTATGTGTACTGTGATAAAATCCTGTATGCCTGCGTAGAAACAGAGCTGTAGGTATAAAACTTGGAGTGGTTACTGCCCATGAAAAGAGCATTTTATAGCATCTTGTTGCTGTAGTTGAGCATAGGGTCCTCAGCAAAAACGTATTCACAGTTACTGTGTTGTCTGAGCTGAGCAATATAAGTAATTCTGTAGCAAAGACTCAATACAGTTGAATTATGTAAACAACAAGGTAACTGTTTTCAATAAAAGTTTCACTAAAGAATGTTAGTTTAAGGTATTAAGTACagaggacatttttcttttagcagGAGTTTCTTTCTTCTGCGTTTTTTGACTCTGAGGTACCTATTGATACTGTCAGATATTTGACCTTCTATTTGCAAACTTAAACATTTGTAactgtgtatgggaactgttgagtcaggGCCTcaacctctgattgaccacctgaggcaagcactgagtcagctgcaggagcacaggtgaaggcaattcagctgtgtgaccagaaggggtggagcctggctgcacctctcctaggcCCCATTcaagggctgactgcccctggGGAAGGGTCTGTTTCTGGAGGTTGCTCCTCTTAGAGTTTTTCCTCTACTACAACACGGGTGAGCATTTTCCATCTATTTCTGGTTATACTCTTTCTAACTATACTACATGTGGATATCAATCTGACCACGCcgctctgtatatttgttgactATACAAACAGCACATAGTGAGGAATTGTAAAGTGATGGTAATGAAATGGCTGAACTACACTGTATACATTTCTATCACTCCTGATTTTTCTGTGTATGACTTAAGCATACAGGTAGCTTATCTTTGCTCTCAAGTGACAGTGTAACCAACAACAAGAAGACAAACCTTCTGAGACTATCTTTTAACAGCAAACACCTACTGTCAGTGTAAACAGAGTCTGAATAGATGGAGTTCACACCAGCCTAGAAAATGTAGCTATAAGTAGAATATAGTATGGTAGTGCAAAATGTTGTAGAGGTAGGATGGTTCTGCCATTCTTTTGTAGCACGGTGTGCTGCATAATTTCACTGAGGCAGCCTAGCTGGAAACATAACCTCCACAGTCTCCACTTCTATAAGCCAGCCAGGTGCTGCCTTAGTGACTGGAAACTGTAACAgtgggctgtggctgctccttGAGAGGTGTGCTAATTGTAACACCACAGTAGTAGAAGCCCACAGCCTAGCTCACTAGGTAGGTTTTGTAACCAAAAGCTTTGACAATGTAGATTTGAGTGgtacttgaattattttttttttcctagtaatgCAGGAGTTGAGGATGTATCAAAAATGTCCTCAGATTGTGAGTGGAGGTATCAAAGTATGAGCTTCTGAATGGCTTTTCTGGTGCGTCTACTAAATTGTCAATCAGTGTTCATTTGAGGTTGGAGAGATCATCACAGTTTCTGGATTATATCCTGCATCTTTGAAACCCATAGACATCTACATTTGTTGTGGTACCTACAAGATTCTTGTGCTTTATATTTTGTAGAGCCTGTGTGCAAGCATATTCGTAAAGGACTGGAACAAAGCCATCTGAAAAAGGCACTGCTGAACGTGGAATGGCATGTTTGTCAGGACTGCAAGGCGGACAACAAGACACAAGAGAAATCTGAGGAAGAGACTGATGAAAGCCCCTCGATATGGTTATGTCTAAAATGTGGCCATAGGGTatctcttgttttgttgttaatttCTATTGACATCTTTCAGTGCCTCATAATAGAGTGGAACGATAGAACTTTAGTTAGATAGTGACAcctttttattatcattttaaatGTGCTACATGAGGGATTTGAATTACGTTAGTCTTATGAGAAAGGTCTGCTCTGAATTGCACATGAAGTACTTCAAAGGTTGGCACAAAGGCATTTAGCAGACTTAAGGCTAAAACGCATTTCTGAGGGTTTACTTTCTATGAAAgtccaaattatttttctaggaaaaaaaaaaatttatgctctaaattttttattttcaccatGATATCTCATGCTAACATTAGTTTGTTGAAGTTAGAACTCTGCATGCCAAACAATTGGttgcttttgttattgtttgcttgttttttttt of the Gallus gallus isolate bGalGal1 chromosome 1, bGalGal1.mat.broiler.GRCg7b, whole genome shotgun sequence genome contains:
- the RWDD2B gene encoding RWD domain-containing protein 2B — its product is MTNREEAETQISELDLLSSMFPYEEEFTVTDQLAVAELKHFVENEAAEVPSSKIQFILNVKLEDPNASMVKFSMVCALPFKYPSVLPEITVRSPLLSRSQQVQLNSDLKTYLMQNCSGEPCLLSAREWVKDQAAAYIDRELSPSSVTTSNAVRSEDVVFTRLWIYSHHIYNKQKRKNIIEWSKELSLSGFCMPGKPGVVCVEGLQSNCEEFWSRIRRLTWKRILIRHREDISLQGGCLAEIQKQRKFSTLEEKCFDAHGARGNHMDLGQLYQFLEEKGCADIFQMYFGVEGH